One genomic segment of Helianthus annuus cultivar XRQ/B chromosome 14, HanXRQr2.0-SUNRISE, whole genome shotgun sequence includes these proteins:
- the LOC118486630 gene encoding uncharacterized protein LOC118486630, translated as MKLRCYNCHEQGHLARNCPKPNNNKDFTPAHPAPPNPERALVTTNDSIAAGEGTQSSALVVQPSADFNWDDEIQRLNISQPEIQSAAQNIAFMTSDEKDSSPDAEPQAENFAFMTKILSAPVHGLTAEEKKLM; from the exons ATGAAGTTACGCTGCTACAACTGTCATGAACAAGGTCATTTGGCAAGGAACTGCCCTAAGCCCAACAACAACAAAGACTTTACACCTGCGCATCCTGCTCCTCCAAATCCTGAAAGGGCTCTTGTGACGACAAACGATTCAATCGCTGCTGGTGAAGGAACTCAGAGTTCAGCCCTTGTTGTTCAACCAAGTGCagatttcaattgggatgatgaAATTCAACGTCTGAACATCTCACAACCAGAAATCCAGAGTGCTGCTCAAAACATAGCGTTCATGACTTCAGATGAAAAGGACTCTTCGCCAGATGCTGAGCCTCAAGCTGAGAACTTTGCATTCATGACCAAAATCCTGTCAGCTCCTGTTCATGGACTCACTGCTGAAGAG AAAAAGTTGATGTGA